In the genome of Plutella xylostella chromosome 6, ilPluXylo3.1, whole genome shotgun sequence, the window caaccaataaaatttaaatttagaggTCATAAAAATTTTGTCAGGCTGACTCAGGCTAGGTAACTAGATAAGCACTTTTACAGATAACAGAGGAGGATACTATACCCATTTCGTTACTCTTGATACTCTTAAGTTTTAACTTTGCTTTTTAACTCACAATATTTTGTACGATCACGAGCCACATTTTTCTCTACGTCTACAATTCTCTCTCAaccatttcaaataaaatggcCAAAAAAACTAACGTAACTAAGTAGTTCCTGTACGACCCTCGAGCATCGCCAGTAGGTGCCTACACAAATAAGCTGCAATAACTTAGGTAGCGCATCAACATTCAGCGTCGTACAAATAAGCCGGTAATAGCGGTGTTTTGTTTGTGCAAATGGCTGCTGAGTTCCCGCCAAAGGCCAGCCGCCATGTTTTCCCGCGCGCGCCAAACGGAAGCCGGACGGCGTCACGCCGGCGCCGACGTCCGGAAACGGCGGGTCGGGTGCGTTCTGAACTCTCACTTGAGAGTCAATCGAGCGTGAACATGTGTGAAGGACTTTATCTGCCCCACGTTTGAGTTGTACTGCGAATGCGATGCAAGGAGATAAAGGATTTCGGAGTGCAGCCGGCCGCGCACCGCGCAGCGAGGCGAGATCTAGTTGATAGCTTTTGATGTGATATTGCCTGCGTCTATGAGACTTTCATTTTACATTGGATGAAAATGTATGAAGgacctacctatatattttatgtgctATCTACCTGAATCGGTTTGGTACCCGTTTAtggttaaaaaataaagataatatttttgttttgttacttATCTACATGAGTGCCTATTACAAAAAAAGAGTTCAgacaaacatattatttatttgcccTAATCTATCACATATTCAGTCAGTAGACATATTCAGTCGGTAGGCAAAAAGAATATCCACAACACAACAGAAGCTCTGATGGGCGGAAAAACGGCTATTAGACGAGAAATATCGGTTTCGGTAATGTGtattaatatgtttgtttacagCAAACGACTCGAGATGGGCGGATAAAAAATGATCCCCTTACAGCTAtctcattcaactgagtaaaGTAGGGGGCAATAAGAAACGCAAAATATGCTGGAGACAACATTATTGTACCGTACGTTAGCGAGCATcgggaaaataaataatgaatatttattttttcttttaaatacttaactacctaccttCTTAACTACCAACGTTATTTCAGTATGAAAGGTAGGAAATTACGGGTAAAATTTACActgatttttaaataaaaatggttttCATGCATGGAATAGTTAAGTTTATGTGAGAGGGGAAATCACTTTACAAGGCTCAAGTCATTCACAACGGATACCTAGTAACAAGGTGGCACGGTTGCATCAGTGTGAGATATCCCCATCTATCACTATGTGGTGATGAGTATAGAAAATGTCACCGACTCAGCATGTGCGCAAAGAGAGTACCTAGGTATCTAACTATCTACCCTATGTGTTGATGGTTGCATCAGTGTGAGATATCCCCATCCACCTTTCGGTATCCTACGTAatggacgcatcgcattcagtattatttgatTCTTTGTAATAGGAATTCGCAAAAATGcatccacttcatcggcattgctgacatcttttctccatacatttatgaaaatccgtttggtccgatacgtacaTTATGATACCGATCGATGGGAGGACGCCCCTTTACAGTTCTGtctaagtacttacagtaactatacctacctacctaggtcCTTAGTTAGTTTAAGCGCAGTCGGTTTATTTAAAATGCTTGTTCTCGTGACTTTCTACTTATCTGTATTAGTGCAGCGAGTGTGTAAGCACGTTTGTTCCCGGCGTTTACAAACAAAAGCTTTTTGCGTCTTCCAACTATTCCGTGCAGAGCTAGGCTAGGAGGGTGCCCGCAATACCTACGTTAGTACCTACCACCTAGCTGCCTATGCTAATCTGAGTGGTGTTTATGTAGGTGGCTGTTATGCTAACTAGAGTAACATGTGGTGTGGTAGATATAAATTCGATAGGTGGTTCACAGGAGTTAGTATTAAGCGCTTATCAAGATGTCATAAAAATTTGCTATcgaattacctacctatcgaGTAGAGtcgacaatattcgtgattgaCATACTGGTCTCTTTAACAACTATAGCAGGTGTTCAATCACATTGTTCATTGCAACCTGCACGATTCTCACTAGCTGTTTTACAGCTTATGATAATCCTGCTTTGTTCTTCGCTAGACGTTGTTGAAAACCGTATGTTATACATGACTTTACTTGACCTACTAGAGGTATAGATCTATCTATCATATAGGATGATCCTAACTCGACGAACGAAGGAACAAGAATTGCCACGCAATctgcacgcttaatacaacgagatagagccgtaaTAATTCTTGTTTGTTCGTTCGTAGATTTAGAAAATAACCCCCTGTTGCTATAATAGGGATAGATATACCTACAGTGGTGAACAATCCAGCGTGCCTAATGACGGTCTTTGTGATTGCTATCACTATCCTACTGCCTACGTGAATCACAAATATAATTCAAATGACCATGATGGAAGTTCAGGGCTGTAGTGAATATACTTGGGAACGGTTATCTTTACTTTATCTAGTTACATAGGGCGAAGAGTTCACGACCGTAAGTTTACTGATAACATTTACAAACTTACAAATATAaatgatattataaaataaaaaacgtagTTGTATAAACAGATCAACAATAGTATGTATTTggaacataataaaataaataattttatcaaaaaatattcacctgtatagttataataattagtaatAGATAACTACTTCTGCCCACGGCAGTTGAGAAAATGCTATATTTGTCTATTTAAGCTAACTACACTATCTACATCCTTGCATTAACAAAACTAAGTTTTCCATAATAAAAATGTGGCTACAACAATATAGCCGgttttacataaaacatattataagattttaacCCTGAAGGCGTAAAAAAGGGAAACATATTTCTTGCAAGACGTTAAATTTGTACGTTTTCAGAGTTAATAATATCACTAAGTTTACGTGTTGGCATTTGGCTACAGACTTTACGTATAAACACTTGTATTCACAGCAGTACCTTACGTATTTATTACGTATTATTTTACCTtacgtattttatttctatactCTATCGATATTCCATTGATATTGAATGAGCCCGAGCTCTATAGGTACGAAGATACACTTGTTTTATACTCAGTTTTTGAGAATCCATTCAAATTCAACCtatgattaataattaaattcttcTAAGATGCAAATAGCAGTGATATTCATTCGCACACGCGCGCTTTCGTGctgataaataaacaaattgaaAATGCAGCCTTTACGTGAGTGTGAAGTAGAAATGATTCAGAGAATCCGCGATTAGTGTGTCCGTCCGCCATTTTCATTTTGATTCTTTATCTTCAACTACAAATTCGGAATATCACTACTCTCAAACTGCATAATGAACCACCTGAGCTGCGGTCTAACAGGCTAACCCGCTGTGAATGGAAGGTTTTCTGAGAGCTCATAAAATAGGAGTAAGTCATAGATTAAAGTTAAATCCAAGGCCAACTAGCCCGGCAattgaaaaaatcataacttccgtttgaaaacGTTTTTCCCAAAACTGACACATTTCACGCCTTCTTCATGTTAATTCCGATTTTAGTACTACCACCCAGTACCCAGTACCTCGGGTTTATACCTTAAGTTATGTTGGTGATAGTAGAAGTGTGTGCCACACTCATGGAATACCTGGCACACCCTGTATCTTTTTATGAGCTCTCAGAAAACTCTCCATTCTCGACTCCAGACTCCAACATCAAGCAACCAATCCCCACTAAACTTATTCCTTCTTCTCCTCCACAGGTTTCGGCCCCTCGATGTAATGGTAGTTGATAAAGCGAGCGCCCTGCGTGAGTTGCGCACACTCGTTGGTGAAGTGACACGCGAAGAGAAGCATGTTGCGGGGCTGGACGCGCCACGCGAAGCGCATGAACATCATCGAGTAGAATGTTAGCGCTGGAAGGGAACAGggttttagaatagaatagaatattctttactTATTGATGTCACTGAACACAGGAAAATAActcaataggcggccttatagCTAAAAGGGATAACTTCCAGGCGACCTTTGGGtggacttaaagaataaatcaGAATGGtgttaatattgaagtaaacATTCACATGGTTTTAATAACAGGTAAAACCtacattttacatacataatatattttggcaacactgaaataaatataaaaattcaaaactAATATACTAGGCACataaatatagaaaatatacTCTTTGCTTTCATGAAGGTGTGACTGCTTTCGTGAAGCTTCAGTTTGTATGTATATCAGCTATTTGAGGGTCTTATCTGGCTGAAATTCACTCTGAAAACCTTTCCTCTTTGAATCCTCTTGTAAAAATTTTGACAGAATAGAGTTGCTGACACCCGTAAATTACATTTTAGGGATGGCGACGTCGGTGTGTGAGATAAAGGAATGTCCCACCACATTATTACAATATCAGAAATAATCTTTTTATCTGAAACTGTAAGATTTAGCTccatattatgattataaggCACTTGAATAGCAAAGAAGATAACAAACAGAATAAAGATAGCATCAAGAGGGCAATAAATGAGAGATTGTTGATTTACTCAATTAAGTTTATCAGTTACAGTTTGAGATGATAAGGATCCTGAGTACCTAGTGACTAGTTAGTTCTCTTAATCAAATCTAAACAAACTCTTTGGAGTAGCCACTTCACCTCAATagcataaattaattaatagtaTAAATTATGGTTGTCTAGTGGTATGCTACTGTACAGATTATAGATTATATCCATAAATTTTACTATTTGCAAGGAAAGTAATGAAAGTGTTGAGTTGTGGTACAATTTTGAGTATTTCTCAGAGTATTTGTGATTGTAATGTTTCTGTGTCCAATGAAAATGATGTTTGCAATGTAGTACTCTTACCTAATGTCATTTTTCCACTGATAAAGCTGGGATCTTTCTTAATGTCTGCGAGAGCTGCTAACGGAATTCCCCAGTTTGCTATTGGACCCCAGAAGTGTGTGCTGGAATCATACAGAAAAAATAGTAAATCTCTTCATTTCTGGGTTATATTTAAGCTTTACTTATACTCTTAATCACCAAGTGGTGCTttataaaaaacttgtatacacaatgaaattggcaaatcaaatattttcctTGTATTGATACAAGTTacaagtatacatatataataaagtcagtgtatattataaattaataaatagatGACAGATACCCTTTGTATTGGTATGCCTATGATGAGAAAACAGATACAGGCATGCAAATTATACCAAGAATGAGAATATaggacacacacatacatgtATTTTGTGAAGTAAAGCCATGTTTATGAATCTTACCTCATTAAATAATCTCTGAACTCCTTACTCTTCAGTTGACCAAACATTTTTCTTGCAAAGGCGCTCATTTTGactgaaatgaaataataattcaacatgAACAGAGTGTCTAGGCAGTCTTTGTGTAGCATAATATTATCCAGTATAAGCACTGCTAtgctaatattattatatattcaATCACGGAAGTTCTTGGGTGGATCACTTATTTTGAGGGGATGGGGCCAGCAACTTATTGTATGGCTTCAAGCAGTGAATTTCGTAAGTAAATATTAGATAATTTAGATCTATGAATTGGATTAATAATTTAGATATAttgtaaatacttacctacttattacattaataatgtTTGTCTCTAAAGCTTAATCTAAAATGATCTAAATATTCATAAGTTCATTACGTATTCCTTGATATTGTAATCAACGTGTCAAGGTTGAAACATAATGGTACATAAGTGGGGTATGAATGAATATGATATGTCTGCTAAATAGAGATATCTGCataatgtatacttactttttaaaatgtgtttaattcaaaacgtaaaataaaacactttctCACAAAGTTAATTTGCCCTTCAAAATTTTATTGCTGTAAATGAATGACAGAATGACAGTGACAGCTGACTGATAAGGTGATAAGAAATGGTGAATTCTGATTGGCTATGGATGGGATGGAGCCTCTATGTGAAACGTCAAAATTGGCTGCGTTCATAGTTTATTATCCTCTGAACACCGAGCAAACACCGAGTGTGGAGATGGAACAAGATGGTGAGATGGAAGAGCGAAGCGGGGACGTGTTCTGGATGTTTCACCTCCTCATTCCACTGGCTCTGTGTCATGCTTGTTGCGTGTGTCATGTAAGTAAGATCTCAGAATAttcatgtcataaaaaaacaGGTTCATGGAtagtacacccgagtccgcgttgttctatgggttTATGACATGAAAACAAACAATCACAAAACTAATGggcaatatttattaatttatccaCCTGTAATATAACAAAGCTATAGCCAAGATGACGCTGAAATATGAAGACAACACATAGATACCATGGGTCATGGGTGTACTGCGTGCTATAGTTATTTTGTATATGGTGGTTTTTATGGTCAGTTACATCGCTTTAGTATCTGCTTTGATTTATGTGAGAAGTCTTCTACTCAGGGGCAACACGTACGTATAGCTTTAATTTCTCAAGTCTAAACACGATATTTGCATTAGAGAACAAAAATTTACTGCTGGATATAGGCTTCATTCCTACAAATAATTTGCTTACCACCATCCTATTTTGTTAGAaatccaataaatattttcagaaTTCCATTTGAAGAACAATGTCAAGATTAAAGGATAAAAAAGACTGCTAAAATTTCATcatatttattgcaaaattGTAAAGGCACTCATTATGGACGGTACAGTTCATGCTAATTTAgcataatcatttatttttacaattactGCGGAATGTTTGTAAAAtcatgataataaaataatatgaattatataaaatattgtggtctacttgtataaattgtacataattaatgtcacacttataatataacttaagTAACTAAATAGATGCAAACTTGAGATTcttataatataacatattTTCAGTCTATATAAATGGAAAGTAAgtataaagaaaattataaatgagagtaagtaaatttaaaaaatagaatgtagattttaaagtaaaaatttaGATTTGTGTAAGTACTACTCGTATGATTAAGTATTTGATTTGGACGGCAGATTTATATAATTCATACGATAAGGCACTTAAAGATAACCACTACACTACAATTCGTTagaaaaacatataaaaaattaagatttGAACGAGATACAGCGTAAAATCAGTTTACCCGTAACTTTGGGTATTTTTTTGCGTTTGGCAACACCGGGCCGCCATTTTACCTGAGCTGGTACAATGCAAACAAGATGGCACCGAGCACAGTGAAGCTGCTCTGTATGGCCGCCGCTCCCGCCAGTCGGCACTTGAACATGTCAATTCTGGTTTCTTTGTCGGCGATAATGTTCTGGAACTCCGCTTCGACTATCTGGCCGTCGTAGTAGGTGATGAGGTCTTCGAATGGGTACTCGTAGCCTTGGAGACACTCGCACTTGTAGCCGCCAGCCTCGAATCCACGGCCTTGAATCGGGACGCACTGGAAAAAGAAATGGGGATAAGTCTGCTAgtcattctgaaaaacttttgtacTACGCGATTGGAAAACACCCTCTTTACGTCTTATCACCAATACCAATTTATATGGAAAAGCGATTTCTTTTGTCTTGTATGGTCCAAATTGTTTTTCAgtataatgaataaaattgcTAAAATTGCTTATAATATCtgga includes:
- the LOC105383791 gene encoding mitochondrial pyruvate carrier 1, producing MSAFARKMFGQLKSKEFRDYLMSTHFWGPIANWGIPLAALADIKKDPSFISGKMTLALTFYSMMFMRFAWRVQPRNMLLFACHFTNECAQLTQGARFINYHYIEGPKPVEEKKE